Proteins encoded by one window of Cloeon dipterum chromosome 2, ieCloDipt1.1, whole genome shotgun sequence:
- the TBCD gene encoding tubulin-specific chaperone D — MSHILGSAEDLASKDLDSLDYVACTKEAFTDADEVFRLIGEVSDADSVRAELQLTQFTKLLSQYQLQPHLLDSHLEKILHRLIGIVKDGQTSVDLKHEAFKYLVVVSHVRGYKTVARMLPHEVSDLEPVLRMLMEQDAGNVNTWATRHMLLLWLSIIVMMPFHMSKLDSFTASEANGRKTTMEKILDVCKQYLSVLDSCHRPAAFLTSRFLTRSDVIKPHLGIFFDWANKLEGNPPAGVMAAVCWIFKHGKRDDLLPFATPMLRWAQKCTKGDQMFSLTHKFAMKLIQRIGLTYLKPRIAPWRYQRGSRSLADNLKTVASVESSSESTAEPEDEDFEVPDELEEVVEELIQGLRHTDLVVRWSAAKGLGRITVRLPKELGDEVVASVLAVMNAREVPHAWHGGCLALAELGRRGLLLPSRLPEVVPIVLKALAFDEKRANLPVGAVIRDSACYVCWAFARAFDKDVLEPYINSIASALVVVTVFDREINCRRAASAAFQENVGRQGTFPHGLEIITTADFFSVGIRHNAFLEISVQIAQFEEYTLPLIDHLLQKKVDHWDISIRELAAKALHKLTPLAPEYMAKIVLPELLRLTSSIDLHTRHGSITAVGEVLAGFSKCPQEKEMMKLLDDATLTETRDLVTQIGKRHQFQGMGGDLMRQAVLSFIKNASIAKMPFHEHTQTLEDWQKVMIDSMKQVDPQTRTRSVEALPAFCEHFCKDLEGKILPRQSTLITILLEALSNIQAETTRMGFCKAVGALPRFMFEGVSASVIHTLAKCSEITAETTKWTESRRDALLALSAVCATTGTTPSAQGDESWWYPNQSAIVFHRFIDGLNDYTRDSRGDVGAWVREASMSGLQSTVQLALISKPCVLTEELMTTVVGMVSRNAVERIDRTRKHAGKVFSNLLYSHPTNNKIPCLESLLQIFTLEICREINWSAEVQTFPLFTRMLALPPYTSHILMGLVASVGGLTESLVKHSSSALFEYLGQQSREELARISKCILNIFEEHQGQNRITEPLMRFLDRLFCSRVLVEQDGTLPADFAINLVKLVSKETARCSSVPKYLAAIPVLCQVAAIRAEKKASDTALSYLAIYLCHNYPRVRGFTAEQMYEAIMVAQDDGFSDLSPEVVLGLLSETDWTYGKISDLQPIRNDICDKLQIPKPKRVQKKTT, encoded by the exons ATGTCTCACATCCTGGGCAGCGCGGAGGACCTTGCGTCCAAAGACCTGGACAGCCTGGACTACGTGGCGTGTACCAAGGAAGCGTTCACGGACGCGGACGAGGTTTTCCGGTTGATCGGTGAGGTGTCCGACGCGGATTCCGTTCGAGCTGAGCTCCAGCTGACCCAGTTCACCAAGCTACTGTCCCAGTACCAGCTGCAGCCGCACCTCCTCGACAGCCACCTTGAGAAAATCCTACACAGGCTCATCGGGATCGTCAAGGACGGGCAAACGTCCGTCGACCTGAAGCATGAGGCCTTCAAGTACCTGGTCGTCGTGTCCCACGTCCGGGGGTACAAGACTGTCGCCAGGATGCTGCCTCACGAG GTGTCAGATTTGGAGCCTGTACTTCGGATGCTGATGGAGCAGGACGCTGGCAATGTAAACACTTGGGCCACCAGACATATGCTGCTCCTCTGGTTGTCCATCATTGTCATGATGCCTTTCCACATGTCCAAGCTGGACAGCTTCACTGCTAGCGAGGCCAACGGGCGGAAAACCACGATGGAAAA gattcTGGATGTTTGCAAACAGTATCTCTCAGTGTTGGATTCTTGCCACCGACCTGCAGCATTCCTAACCTCGCGATTTTTAACAAGGTCTGACGTGATTAAACCGCACTTGGGCATCTTCTTTGACTGGGCAAATAAG CTGGAGGGAAACCCACCAGCAGGAGTTATGGCAGCAGTCTGCTGGATTTTCAAGCATGGCAAGAGAGACGACCTGCTGCCTTTCGCCACTCCTATGCTCCGCTGGGCTCAGAAGTGCACAAAGGGAGATCAAATGTTTTCCCTTACCCACAAGTTCGCGATGAAACTGATTCAAAGGATTG gtCTTACCTATTTGAAACCCAGGATTGCACCCTGGAGATACCAGAGAGGCAGTCGCTCTCTGGCCGACAACCTGAAAACTGTAGCATCTGTTGAAAGCTCATCTGAGAGTACAGCTGAACCAGAAGACGAAGACTTTGAAGTCCCTGATGAGCTGGAGGAAGTCGTAGAAGAGTTGATTCAGGGTCTGCGGCACACTGACCTTGTGGTCAGGTGGTCAGCGGCTAAGGGCCTTGGTAGGATCACCGTGCGCTTGCCCAAAGAGCTGGGGGATGAAGTGGTCGCATCAGTTCTGGCAGTCATGAACGCCAGGGAGGTTCCACATGCCTGGCATGGTGGATGTTTGGCCCTGGCAGAACTAG GTAGACGCGGTCTTCTTCTTCCCTCCCGCTTGCCTGAGGTTGTCCCAATCGTTTTGAAGGCTTTGGCTTTTGACGAAAAAAGAGCCAATTTACCTGTCGGAGCGGTGATTAGAGACTCAGCTTGCTATGTCTGTTGGGCTTTTGCTCGGGCCTTTGACAAAGATGTTTTGGAGCCTTACATCAACAGTATTGCCAGCGCTCTGGTCGTGGTCACAGTATTTGATCGAGAG ATTAACTGTCGAAGAGCAGCATCTGCCGCTTTCCAAGAGAACGTTGGAAGGCAAGGTACATTTCCTCATGGACTCGAAATCATCACCACCGCTGACTTCTTTTCTGTTGGAATAAGACACAATGCCTTCTTGGAGATatc GGTTCAGATCGCGCAATTTGAGGAGTATACCCTGCCTCTGATTGACCACCTGCTGCAGAAAAAGGTTGATCACTGGGATATTTCTATCCGCGAGTTGGCAGCTAAG GCTCTGCACAAACTGACGCCTCTTGCCCCTGAGTACATGGCGAAAATAGTGCTTCCTGAGCTGCTCCGCCTCACCTCTTCTATTGATCTGCACACTCGCCATGGATCGATAACCGCTGTAGGAGAAGTTCTGGctggtttttcaaaatgccCGCAAGAAAAGGAAATGATGAAATTGTTAG ATGATGCCACTTTGACTGAAACAAGAGACTTGGTGACTCAGATTGGCAAAAGGCACCAATTCCAAGGCATGGGAGGGGATTTGATGAGACAGGCTGTGCTGAGCTTCATCAAGAATGCCTCCATCGCCAAAATGCCTTTCCACGAGCACACTCAAACATTAG AGGACTGGCAGAAGGTCATGATAGACTCGATGAAGCAAGTTGATCCACAGACCAGAACAAGGTCTGTTGAAGCTCTGCCAGCATTCTGCGAGCACTTCTGCAAAGACCTCGAGGGCAAAATCCTGCCTCGACAGTCAACACTGATAACCATATTGCTAGAGGCTCTGTCAAACATACAGGCTGAAACTACCCGCATGGGTTTCTGCAAAGCCGTTG GCGCTTTGCCAAGATTTATGTTTGAAGGGGTGAGCGCGTCGGTTATTCACACACTTGCGAAATGTTCCGAAATCACAGCTGAAACGACAAAATGGACTGAAAGCAGAAGGGATGCTCTACTGGCCCTTTCTGCCGTTTGCGCCACAACAGGCACAACTCCATCTGCCCAAG GGGATGAAAGTTGGTGGTATCCTAACCAATCGGCCATAGTTTTTCACCGTTTCATTGATGGCCTTAATGACTACACCAGAGACAGCCGCGGTGATGTTGGAGCTTGGGTCCGGGAAGCTTCCATGTCCGGTCTTCAG AGCACAGTGCAGCTGGCGTTGATCTCTAAACCTTGTGTTCTGACTGAAGAGCTGATGACTACAGTGGTTGGCATGGTATCCCGAAACGCTGTTGAGAGAATTGACAGGACCAGGAAACATGCTGGCAAGGTCTTTAGCAATCTTTTATACAG ccatCCAACCAACAACAAAATTCCCTGCCTTGAGTCTCTCCTGCAAATCTTCACACTTGAAATCTGCCGCGAAATCAACTGGAGCGCTGAAGTTCAGACTTTTCCACTCTTCACCCGCATGCTCGCCCTCCCACCTTACACGAGCCACATTCTAATGGGACTTGTTGCCAGCGTCGGTGGACTTACTGAATCTCTg GTGAAGCATTCAAGCAGCGCATTGTTTGAATATCTCGGCCAGCAGTCACGTGAAGAGTTGGCCCGCATTTCAAAGTGCATTTTGAACATCTTTGAGGAGCATCAGGGTCAAAACAGAATCACAGAGCCTCTTATGCGCTTCCTTGACCGTCTGTTTTGCTCAAGAGTGCTGGTCGAGCAAGATGGAACTCTGCCTGCTGATTTTGCCATCAACCTGGTCAAATTGGTGTCCAAGGAAACGGCCAGGTGCTCTTCAGTACCCAAATACCTTGCAGCCATTCCTGTCCTTTGCCAAGTTGCAGCCATCAGAGCTGAGAAAAAG GCAAGCGACACTGCGCTGTCATACTTGGCAATTTACTTGTGCCACAACTATCCCCGCGTGCGTGGCTTTACTGCAGAGCAAATGTACGAGGCGATCATGGTCGCGCAAGATGACGGTTTCTCTGACTTGAGCCCAGAGGTCGTTCTTGGTCTACTCAGCGAGACCGACTGGACTTACGGCAAGATTTCTGATCTGCAGCCAATCCGCAATGATATATGCGATAAGCTGCAAATTCCGAAACCAAAACGCGTGCAGAAGAAAACGACTTAA